The Mycosarcoma maydis chromosome 15, whole genome shotgun sequence DNA segment CACGGGAATGTTCACGATAATCAGTCAACATATCAGGTATGAatgtacagtacagtacagtcAAAGTGATGACAGAGGTGAACAGATGCCGGCAATCTATTTTTTCTCTGGCTTCTGGTTCCAACGGTACAAAGCCTTGGTCGATCGGGCGCACCCAAAAGGGTTGGCCCGATACACTTGTTTGTCATCTTCTGGCTTGCGGAGATTAGCCACCTGGCCTGTGTTTGAGATGACGACCTCGAGGTGAAATCGGGGGAAAGATGGCGCAATCACATTTCTTGATTTCTCAGCCAGAGCTTTTTTGGAATCATGAAtactgtgactgtgacctcattcacgattgcattTTGCTAGGCTGCTCGACCCTCTCTCCACTCGAGACTGACGAGAAGCTTAGTAGCCGATAAACTGAAGCTCGCGCTTGAAGTGCGGAaggactcgtgactttgttCGCCGATGCCGTGATCCGCTTCAGACTTACTCCGTGCCATCGTTCGACCAATTCAGCTCCGGGAAAGCTAGGGAGTTACGAGTGTCACACAGGCCGGCTTTGGCGACAGAGATTGCTATGTGGTGGAGGTTACAGCAAGACTTGTTCTCGAAGCTCAGCATATAAAAGCTGGTTCGATCTTATACACATTGCTTCTATCTATTCATCCGTCCATTCTTCCACACCTTGGCACACCAGCAAAAAACGTTGTCGTCATGTCGTTCACAGCCACTAGAACGCAGGCTCAGACCTCAGACCCAATTTCATTGCAGATCCCAGGAACTCGCAAGGTTCGCGCTACGATCAATTACATGTCGCGCACGGTGGACAAGCCTTTCACCTCGCACAACCCTGCCGATGGCATTCAGAACAACCACGTCTATGACTCTCCCACAGTCGAGATCACAGACCTTCGCGGCACCACGCCTGCCGACCGAGAGCGTTCTGGCTTCAACGTGCGTCAGGCTGGCTTCGAGGTCATCGAGGGCTTCGGTCTGCCGGAAACTGAGAAGGGCTGGGCGGAGCATAAATGGGAAGACTCAGAATGGATTGAATCGGTCTACTATGCCGATGTGGATCGAATCTTCAAggacaagctcggcgtCACTTCGACTTTCATCTTTGATCACACAGTGAGGAAGCGCCGAACGCAGCAAGAGGAACAGTTGCCTGAAACACCAGATTCGCGCAAGCCCGTTTTCGTGGCTCATTCGGATCAGAGTCGATGGGCGGGCGAGAACCGAGTACTTAAGCACCTTGGACAGGACGTTCTCGACAAAGTCAAGCGTGGTGAGCTGCACGCGCAACTCATCAACCTTTGGCGACCGCTGAGGGGACAAGCTTGGGACATGCccttggcggtggcggaCAGTCGCACCGTGTCGAGAGGCGAAAACGGCAAACCCAAGGACTGGATCGAGACAGAGCTCAGGTATCCAACCTGGACGGGGCAGACGCTGTCCATCTACTCGAACCCAGAGCATCGATGGTACTATAAGAGTGGCTTGGGTAccgacgaggcgatccTGCTCAAGTGCTATGATTCTGTCGACGAGACTAGAACGCCTCACACAGCATTTGAAGATCCGACTACGCCCAAGAATGCTGAGCCTCGCTGGTCGATTGAGGTCCGCGTTCTCGCCATCACTGATCCCAAgttgaagcagcagcagtccTGAGCTGCAACTAACCGTCATCAGTTCCAATCCTCTGTCCGCTCCTGTTCTTTGATATCCTTGCAACCTTTTCTTGTCTCGCATTTTCTTATTGCTTTGTAATGTACTTGGATTCGTCTTTGGCCGATTCAATTGAGCCTCGCGATTGTGCAGTCATGGTGTGTGATCGCTGCAAgagaatcgcgaatgtgATCGTGGATGTACGATTTGTCGGCGACGTGGAAGCACACAAATCTTGAACATGAAAAGTCATGAAAAATAGCACACGCAGTTGCCGAGCACgatacagtcacgagtgacccTCCACATGCATGATGCACGATGGGTGGTTTGAAGCGAGCGTGCTTGCTTTCtgtaattcacgatccacgattcacgattcgtgattgtcatGACGCGGATGTACCGCTCACAGTCGGCAACAGacatattcacgattcgtgatttctaCACCcatgatccacgatccacgatccatGATCCGCATACGTATTCCGACGTTTGCGACGTTTGCTTCTCCCCATCACAAGACTTTGCGCATTTTCGAACCGAGACGATGAGCACCGTCAACCTGTCACTGCAACGGCGGCAGTCAAAGCTGCCTCTGGGTTTGCAACCGCATCACCTCACTTTTGCTCTGTATCtctgctcgatcgtcgTGCTTGGTACCACTTACAGCGTCATCTACGGCACCCATCTCCAAAATGTTCGCATCTCCTCTGGCATCTCTGGTTCATCCGACTCGCAATTCCCGTCCACGCTTCCTGGAGCAGCCGTAGCACCCGTCCCGCAGCAAAACAATGTAGAGGGCAACACCAATCTGGGTCCGATCCCTGCTACGATTCTGCTTCCCCCTCATCATGCACTCAACTACTGGGCCAATCGCAAGAACATTGTCAATCAGCTCTTCGTAAAAAAGGCGTGTATCTGGACGACACTTGCTTGGTCGCTCCAGCTGTTTCTGCTCAGACTAGCCCCCGCCTCAACAGCAACCACGACATCGGCGGCGGCACCTTCTCGAGCATCCGCAAACGTAGCAAGCCGTGTCGATCACAAGAAAGACGAAGATGCTACGGTTGAACCAGCGACCCAAGCCACCATCACTAGCCCCGTCTCTATCTCGGTGCTGCGATACATGATTGCAACTGCGGTATGGCTGCTGTTTGCCAACTGGTTCTTTGGTCCTCCTCTATCGGAGCGCATCTTGACCGCAACAGGCGCCGTATGTGTACCCAGCAGCGACCCGCAGCAGTCTCCCGTGGAAAGTCTCTACTGCCGCACGCGCACTCCGCTCTCGAGCTCCACCCATCCAGCTTTATTCTCATCGAAATCAGCCGCATCTCTGCAAGCGTCCAAAAGCATCCGTGCCATATGGAAGGGAGGACACGACATCTCTGGTCACACGTTTATTATGGTCCTCtcgtctctgctgctgctcgaggatgTCGCCCCATACCTTGCAGTGCTTCTCGGTCGTTCGGCGTTCGCCAAGCTTCTCTTTCCGAGCGGAGCTCCTTTGAACGCTGCCAAGACGAGGTGGTCCACATCGGCGTATGCGGCCGTAGCAGCATCGGTAGGCCTGGTGGGCCTGTGGAGTTGGATGTTGCTCAACACGGCGATCTACTTTCACACACCGCAAGAGAAGATTTCGGGCTTGCTGGTCGGGCTGCTTGCCTGGTTGGTTTTGCCAAAGGGCAACTAGACCACCTGTTGTGCGCCTCTCGTCACTGCAGTCAGCAGAGAAGAGAAGCATCCTGGTCCCTAGTCACACCTCGTGATTCATCCCGCACGTTCTATCTAATTTATACAGGAAGATTTTTTTTAAGTTATTttcaatcacaaatggAACCTCAACTTGTTGCCTCATACAAACCTCTTGACCTCAATGTCGCTCCCTGTGTCCTTACATTCgacaagaatcgtgaatggtaCCAATTCACGTTACCTGGCCACTCACACCGCACAGCCAGGTGCGGAAAACGTGTGGGTATCAAACATGCATTGCGTTGGTTTCAATTCCAGCTGATCTGCTTCCACAGACTCGACAAGCGAATCGAACTGGCTATCAGCCCAGTCCATCCCTCGACGCCATCCTTGTCGACATGAGGCATTGCAGCTTCGTAGCTGAGGAAGATGGCTTCGGACCAATTGGCTAGTTTTTCCCAGAAATTAAGTTGGATGCGACGTCGCGTTTTGCGAAGGTCGGATTCGGCACGGACCAACGAGCGCTCGGTGGACTTGAGTAGGGAATTAACATCGAGGGGTTTCACGCGTCCATCCTTGTGATGAGGGGGACGGTGTGAGCgtcttcgtgcttgttcgGTATTGGCGCGAGATGCGTGGTagcgagacgagagagGATCAACGTCGTCTCGGTCTGGAACGATCGTCCAAGCATCCGAGAGGCTCGAATCAGATCGTGACAGGCTGCAAGATGAATCTTGGTGATCAGAGTTCAACTCTTGATCGTCCAGATCTcgtgctgcagcttgcagATCGGCAccgagcatctcgagcgaTGATTGGTTTGAATTGCAACCGCTTCTTCGTGCCTTGGATCTGCAAACACTGCCAGAAGGATCGCGTTTCCGATGGGATAATGCCTGATCACGGTTGATGGTAGACCCCGCCAGATCTGTCGACCATCCGAGTTTGTCGTTGGCGCGGATGATCCTTCGATGTGCCGATCGTAGCTCGGAACCAAGCGCTTTGCGTTCCAAtcgcagcaccagcaggCTCAGAAGAACCGAACAAAGCGAAAGTACGATGCCTAGACGTTCAATGCCTTGTCTGCGACGACGCGACAAGAAGGGCAAGCCAAGACGTTGAATGCCTACAGCGCGCCAAAACATGCCACCACCTGCTAacactgctgctgtctcGCATGCTTCGCCGACGGTCGCTAGCGActctgctgccgcttccaGATGTGAGACTTGCCAGAGGCTTGCCCAGAACCGCGCAAATGCGCGAGCCACGGACGATGCAGGCGGAGCATCTGAATCCTTGCTGCGCGATTCCGTGTCCTGCTTCTCGTCGCCAGCCTCATGCTCAGCAACATCAGCACCCACCACTGCCGTCGCATCCCCCCTCCCGGTCACCTTGGCCAATTTGGCCGCTGGAGCTTGACTGAAGCTCTGCTCTCCTCCCTCATCGACCTCGGCATCAAACGGTGCAACACTTGGAGGCTGCAACCATCGGAATCCGCCGTCGACATGATCCGACTTCTCGTCCATCGGTTCGTCCCCCGTAAGCTTGAGTTCGAGTTGTTCCCTCTCAGCCAAttctgcagctcgtctcgtctgcCTCTTATGATtttgccgatgctgccagTGCTCCATGACCGCTTCGGTAGCCGAGGTGAGCCAGCGAGCAATGAGGACGACACGACGGAAATTGTCAATTCCTTCGGCTGTGGTGTAGATACGCTGCATGAGCGCCACCCGGACCGGTTTGGGAAAGGACATGGCCAGTACGGTACCAGCTGGCCTCAGGATTGCTCCACGATAGGTGTGAGGCACCGGATGGTCCAAGGTAGAGTAGAACAGAAGTACAATCGAGTGGCTGAGGTGCAACACTTGTTCACGACCCTCCCACGTCTTGAGTAGACGGACGAGGATGTTGCGTCTTTTGCGATGCAGCTTGACGGCGGAAGGCGGGAGTGCCAGGGATGGCcaggaggaagagagacTCATTGGGAATGAAGAGGAATGATGTCGCGTGTCCTTGTGAGAGACCGATCCGGATTGTGACGCCGAGCGGGATTGCGGTATCGAATCGCTGTACGTGTTCATGCTGGTCGAGTGTGAATGGCTAACGGTGATTACGTCGCCTTCCCTTGCTTCGCGTACAGTGAGCGTCTGATTCTGGTCCGTCTCgttggctgcatcgtcgagtACATCGTTGTCACCATCGTTCTGGCGAGTCATGATGCGTTCATGTGGATCACGCAGATCAAAGTCGTAGCTTGGGACGAAATGAGAGTCATTACTCTGTCCAGCGCCGTTTCTGTCGCCATCGGATggcgcatcgtcgtcctcctcgtctgAGCTCTCAGGTCCGTATACCATGCTTGGTACAAAGGTAGTGATGGAGCTCAGAGATGCCATATTCGCTTGCGATGTGTCGTTGCTTCTAGAGCCCTCGCTGATCGAATCCGAAGATGGGCTCTTGGCACATTTGCGCGGTGTCGACGAGTGCATCGATGCAAGGTTGATACGAGGCAAGGTGGTGAGAGCATCAATGTCGATTTGTGAAACTCTACTTGAAGAGGCAGTCATGTATCCGGCGCCGCTAGTATCGTCGAAGTCGCTCCGCACTGAGAGAGACGAGTGGGAAGGTGGCAGCTGGAGTGTGTTGTTTTCGCCGGCTGCGAGTTGGTGGTTCGATGGCCGCGGACGAGCGGCATCGTCGTTATCTGCTTTGTTTCTGCCGACCATGGCAACGTCTATGCGTGGTGCCAAGAGCGGGATCGAGCAAAGATGTGGTGGTGAGAGACGAGTGTTGATGAGGCTTCGAGGAGGCTCATACAAATCAACCAACCGGTCGAATGTGGCCGGTTGCTTACCGAGCCaaaccaatcacgaatcgaaaCATGCCCATTTGATGCCGTGCGTGCCTGTGTACCGTGTCACCGTGTTACGCGTGATAACTTAACCGCACTCGgcacagattcacgatttgcaatcacgaattgagTTGAATAAATCCACACAGCTTGAAAAGTCGCAGGATCAAAGCAATTCAGAGGAGCCACCTGCTCAACACAGTTCGCATTTCATGATGCAGCGGCTCTGAAGCAAGCAAGGTGCTAGTAAAGCAAGGTCTTGGCAGCATGCGCGCATGAGTATAGTACAGAAGCGATAGGAGCGCTTGAAGAAACCTCGAAACAGAGTGAAGGAAAGAAGCTTGGAAATCAAGGGTATGGGCAATGCACAGGTGCTCGCACGCTAGCCAGGCTTCAGACAATTGGAGAGCCCCATCAGGCCATCATCAAGTGGAGTTTGGAAGCGCATCACCCGAAATTATGGATCAAGCCTGCTTGGAcccgcttccaccgccacGTTTAGCAATCTCGTCCTTGaccagctgctcgatgcggatcttctccttgtcctctGCCGACATGAAGCTCTCTGCTTTCGCTCTTCgtgcctctgcttccgcttcagTGCCGACCTTGTCGAAGAGAGTGAAACGCTTGCGTGCAGAGAGTGGCCTACATGCTGAAGCGACGATCTTGTCTCCTACGGAAAGCGAGTTGTTCTCGTCGTGCACAAGATATTTCTTGTGGCGAATGTAAGGCTTGAGCAATTTGGGATGTATCAAACGGCGCTCCACTGTTACAGTGACCGTCTTGGCCATCACGCCGGCTTTTGTGACGATGCCCTCGATCGTTTGTACCACCATTGTGAGGGTATTGATTGTTGCGCTGGGACGTCTTCGATGCTTTGGTTGTGATGTCCACGTCTGACAAAAGGTGACCGAGACGTTGCGAGCGGAGCAGTTCCTGGCGATGCGCGTCAAGTGAGCCAGTAAAGGGGTCGTTGCCGAATGTACAAGCCGTCGAAAATAGAGgaggtgatgatgatgaacaGCATGACAGTCGAGCCGGAAAGCTGAGAgcaaattcacgattcacgattcaaaTTTGGCACTGCTCAAGAAGATACACGACTTTGCAAGATGGATTAGTCATCAATTGTCATTGCATTCAAGCAAGCACcttggaccctgaatcGGCAAccctgaatcgtgaatcgtgaatcacaatcatTCGTGTTAGGTGACAAAACGTTGCGAAATCCATGGTCAATCGGAATGCTCTCTGACCATCATCCACCCCACACTCATCCACATCACGTCATTCAtatcaatcgtgaatcgcacTTGTCGAGCCGCTCAAACTGCTCGGTCATTCTATCCATCACCAGTCAGCCATAATGATCGCATAACCCTCAATACAACTttcttctcgctcgccaagctggtCGACATGATCGACGAACTCATTCACCATTGCATCGAACAGATCGGTCTCGACGGAGAGGCAGGCACCGACATTGGCCGCTTCGCTCACTATGTTGGCCAATTTCATTCTCAGCTTTCGTCCCTCTCTCAGTCTCCTGATCAGCTCATCGACGACCTTTACTTAGCTTTCGTCTTTCGTCAGGTCTTGAGCCATCCGCATGTGAGGGTCGGCCTGTTTGTCGCTGGAGTGCCTCTCAAAACTGGCACAAAGAGCGGCATCCACCAACGCAAATCCTCTGCTCTGGAGAGTCCAGCAGGCACATCACAATCCACCAAGTCAGATCCCGAACTCACTCGGGAATACGATTCAGTCAACCTCTTGCCCGACCAGACCATCGCAGAGCAGCACGGCCTCGCTAAGCTCCAGCTGCTCCATGGTGATCGTCTTCGTTTAGTCCTGCACACAGACCTTATCAAGCGCTTACTCATCGGTTCCGATGCCTTCTGTCTTCCACCGTCCGCCTATCGTGTTCTTCAAATCGTCTGTCGATCCAGGGAGAAGCCGGTTCTCAGCACCGATATTGGCACAGCACTGCACACCGACCAAAAGACCGTCTTTTACATATGCAAACGCCTTATCGACCTCGATCTCATCATCAAGTTTCACGCTCGCGAGACCGGCACTGTTTCCAGCTACTTTGTTGCCACTCGTTTTCAGGATCGCTGCGATATTCTCGTCCAGCAGAAAAATGCAGACGTTGCTGCAGATCTACAAGTCGTCGGCGTAGCATCGCAAGACACCGCTCATCCATCCTTGTCCAATCCGTCATCAATCCCCTCCATTCAAGCCGAAACagctgacgacgatggcgaaggcgaaggcgaagatgatgatgacaaTGTCCAAGctcttcctgctcctgTTGTCACAgtcaaggaggaggaaTCGCAAGGTTTGGACGATGCTGGCGCAACTGGTCATACGTTGGCCCAAGTCTCTACACCTACTTTCGAACACGTTGACGCTGCAAAATCTCTTATCTGGATGAGCAGCCGTCCCGAATTAGTGCGCTTGCGCATCTACCTCGTGTGCAACTCAACCTCGTTCAAGGTCACAGCACGCCATCGTCTGCAGCGCCGCATCAATCTCAGTTCGATACGCCTTCAAAGGAGAGCTTTTACCTCGCTGCTCCAGCATGCTGTTGTTCATGGCTTTCTCGAGGTAGTCGACGTCTACGTTGCGAGCACCCACCGCACCTATCGCGGGCTGAGAATGACGCAGAAAGGTCAAGACGAGATGTACGAACTGCTCAATGGCGAGTATGGCGATGCTTCCTCACTTCAGCAACAAGCCAAGGCCACCAGGCTCAACGCAAAGCTTCAGCAGGATCTCAGCAGATGCGAACCCTCTTTGCCACGCGAGCTCACCTTGGAACGACATGTTCACGAACAGGTGGCGCGCGCTGGATCCGCCGGGCGCACCATTTCTCAACTCATGACCCAGCTCCACGGAAATGGCCAGTTTGGCCGTGTTCTCGACCAAATAGTTCAGCGAGCAGAAGACGCCGACGGCGAACCGTCTTTGAGCGATATCCGCATCCGTTGCTTCTACGAGCACAAGCTCCGCGTCCGCAACACGAAGCTATACAGTCATCACGCATGGGTTTTGCAATCCGCCAACGATGGCTTCTTGGACCCTGCAGACGTCCATCTCCTTGCCTTGGCTGGTGGGCCCTCCACCTTGCATCGCAAGTCTGCCTTTTGGACCGCTCCTGACCTAGTCGGACAACATCTAGCATCACTGAGCAAGGATCTGTTCACTCCAACTCCCAGCAAGGACGCTCCTCGAAGAGGGCGACCGCCAAAGAAACGCCCTTTGGACGATGACCGCTCAGAAACACCACCGCGAAAGAGAGGACGTCCTCGAATACATCCACTTCCAGACTCTGAAACACAAATTGTCCCCAAGAAACGAGGACGACCGCGCAAGGACCAGTCCGCTCCTGCTGAAGCAATTCCAACTGACACTGAAGCCCTACTATCGCCAGTGTCCTCTT contains these protein-coding regions:
- a CDS encoding uncharacterized protein (related to SCS3 - protein required for inositol prototrophy) produces the protein MSTVNLSLQRRQSKLPLGLQPHHLTFALYLCSIVVLGTTYSVIYGTHLQNVRISSGISGSSDSQFPSTLPGAAVAPVPQQNNVEGNTNLGPIPATILLPPHHALNYWANRKNIVNQLFVKKACIWTTLAWSLQLFLLRLAPASTATTTSAAAPSRASANVASRVDHKKDEDATVEPATQATITSPVSISVLRYMIATAVWLLFANWFFGPPLSERILTATGAVCVPSSDPQQSPVESLYCRTRTPLSSSTHPALFSSKSAASLQASKSIRAIWKGGHDISGHTFIMVLSSLLLLEDVAPYLAVLLGRSAFAKLLFPSGAPLNAAKTRWSTSAYAAVAASVGLVGLWSWMLLNTAIYFHTPQEKISGLLVGLLAWLVLPKGN
- a CDS encoding mitochondrial 37S ribosomal protein uS17m (related to 30S ribosomal protein S17), with amino-acid sequence MVVQTIEGIVTKAGVMAKTVTVTVERRLIHPKLLKPYIRHKKYLVHDENNSLSVGDKIVASACRPLSARKRFTLFDKVGTEAEAEARRAKAESFMSAEDKEKIRIEQLVKDEIAKRGGGSGSKQA
- a CDS encoding uncharacterized protein (related to 7alpha-cephem-methoxylase P8 chain), with the protein product MSFTATRTQAQTSDPISLQIPGTRKVRATINYMSRTVDKPFTSHNPADGIQNNHVYDSPTVEITDLRGTTPADRERSGFNVRQAGFEVIEGFGLPETEKGWAEHKWEDSEWIESVYYADVDRIFKDKLGVTSTFIFDHTVRKRRTQQEEQLPETPDSRKPVFVAHSDQSRWAGENRVLKHLGQDVLDKVKRGELHAQLINLWRPLRGQAWDMPLAVADSRTVSRGENGKPKDWIETELRYPTWTGQTLSIYSNPEHRWYYKSGLGTDEAILLKCYDSVDETRTPHTAFEDPTTPKNAEPRWSIEVRVLAITDPKLKQQQS